The Perca flavescens isolate YP-PL-M2 chromosome 8, PFLA_1.0, whole genome shotgun sequence DNA window CCATGTCGACAACCACATCGGCATCTCCATTGCTGGACTGACTGCTGATGCCAGACTGCTTTGGTACGTCACAGCTGCCTTTTTTATGGTTTGAATAGAGCTTTTCAGTGAACCTGTGAATCAACAAAATCTCATTAATCGAAATGATACTAACGCCCTCTCTTCCACAGTAACTTCATGCGTCAGGAGTGCTTGGACTCAAGATTTGTCTTCGACAGACCCCTCCCCGCGTCACGTCTTGTCTCTCTTATTGGCAGCAGTATCCTCACtactgtaaaaatgtgttttttattaaatttttttatatatcgcAATCTCAGTGGTTCTGTTGGCCAGTTTCCCTTGTGTGAATACCCTGTGAAGTAAATAATTGTGAATGGCAACAGTGATCCTTAACTGAACCTTTAGAAACCCAAATCCCAACACAGAGGTATGGAAGGAGGCCCTATGGTGTTGGACTCCTCATTGCTGGCTATGATGTAAGTTTGCTTACTCAAATATCTATCTActacttatttattatttattttttatttttcccctATGAAAGAATAAAGGTTGTACAAATGTTATAACTTAAAATGTAACCATGGCTCTTGTTGCGTCTTCCAGGACATGGGACCTCACATCTTCCAGACCTGCCCGTCAGCCAACTACTTTGACTGCAAAGCCATGTCCATCGGCGCGCGCTCTCAGTCTGCACGCACCTACCTGGAGAGATTCATGGAAAAGTTCTCCGACTGTAAGAGAACATTTATTTCACTAGCCTTGTTCCCTCATATTTTTGGTCAGCTTTTCATGGATTCCTCGTGTTTTGAAAGTCTTTAAATGTTGACTCAtctgtttttttcacatttagCAACTTCATTATTCAAACCTGGATAGTCACAGTGCCAAACTTTGGCTTCCACTTGCTGAGTGACAAGAGGAAATACTTGAATTCAAAcggtgttttgtttttaggtAACCTGAACGATCTGGTCCAGCATGGCCTCCGTGCTCTCAGAGAAACCCTCCCCGCCGAGCAGGACCTCACTACCAAGGTACGCCAACACTGATCACTCTGTTTCAAATCCCAGCACACAAGAAATCAATCATCTCTGTCTTCATCTGTGTCCTAAATGAGACATGCACTTGTCCTGCCTGTGAAAAACCCTTTGTGTCTGTCCACCAAAACAAAGATGTGTACCAAATGCCAGAGCATTGAACTAGGCTTGTAGGATAAATATGAATCCAAAGCTAATTGGATTGTAAATATTATGACAGGATTCAGTAACTTCAGATTCAACAACCCAATTTGGCATTGAGGATGTTGTGGTCTAGTATACAGGCCATTTCTTAGGTATATTTCTCATTCTTTCAGAATGTTTCCATTGGCATTGTGGGGAAGGACATGGAGTTTGTCATTTATGACGATGATGACGTTGCCCCGttcctggagggactggagGAGAGGCCACAGAGAAAGGTACTGTAAAGGGGGCAAGGATTTATCAAGTCCAGTTCAAACTCATGTTTGGTTTAATTTAAGGAACAAATGTTATATTTTAGTTGTATTTGCATTTTCTAAACACGGTTGGTTATGTTGCATTTGGGCCACATTAGACAATCGACACCTAGTAAGATGTAATTCCAGCTCTTTAGTCGTCCCTTTTTGATAATTAACCGGCGGCATACTGTTAAAATATATTCACACTTGGGGTCAAGgcaaatgtttttgtgtgaaaaagtgagATTTAAATTTAGCTTAAGGGAATGAAAGTGACATTTAGAGATGCATCTATTTAACACAtcatattttctgtcttttgatCCTTTAcattaaatattgttttcagTGTTAGGCAGACCCTGATGTTTGTGTGCTAAACCACACTTGTTTGTGCGTCAGGTTGCCCAGCCTGCAGATGAGCCCGCCGCTGCGGGAGAGGTAGCTGCTGAGCCAATGGAGCACTGAGGCGGCCCTGTCGGTTTACTTCCTGTTATCCGAGGGGGCGGGTACCAACCCAGACCAACCGGACACCAGGCTAACTGCAACTCGCCACAGTAAATCTTAGAGAGGAGAAGTTGTAGTTATGATGTGCTCTCTAAACTGTCAATGCAAAATATTCTGCTAACATCAACCAATTTGATGTTGCTTTTGTATGAGTAAAGTGTACCATTATAAAAGTAATAAACTCTTTTTTTGAATTGTGCTGCAGCTCTTTATTACATTAGTTGCCTacttattacacacacactttttttatatCTAGATGAGCAACATTGCAGGCAACAAACAGTGAGAGTTTCAAGAGTCTGAGCCACAGCGTTTTTACAGTATTGATCTCGTTACAATGTagagtaaaaataaaacaaagcctTGAGGAGTAACATAGAACATTTTATTGAAGTTATCCTATCACTATTATGTGCCATTCTAAACAGTGAATAAATTCATTTTACAActccaaatcagaaaaagttgggacagtatggaaaacacaaataaaaaaagaaagtagtgatttctaaatgtactttgacttgtatttcattgcagacaatgtgaacaccaaatatttcatattttgtctggtcaacttaatttcatttgtaaatatacatcctttcctgtcattcagacttgcaacacattccaaaaaaggttgggacaGGAGCAATTTAGGGCTAGTAATCAGGTAAATTGGTTAAATAATGATGTGATCTGAAACAGGTGATGTCAACAGGTGATTGTAATTATGATTTGGTACAAAAGCAGCATCCAAGTAAGGTCTAGTCCTTTAGGAGCATAGATGGGCCGAGGATCGCCAGTTTGCCAACAAATACGTgagaaaattattgaaatgtttaaaaacaatgttctcaaaGAAAGATAGGAAGACATTTGCTTATTTCACCTTCAACAGTGCATAATATAATTAAAAGATTCAAGGAATGTGGAGGAATTTCAGTGCGTAAAGGACAAGGGTGCAAGCCTAAGCTGAACAACCGTGATCTCCGATCCCTCAGGCGGCACTGCATCAGGAATCGTCATTCATCTATCAGCGATATCACCACATGGGCTCAGGACCACTTTGGCAAACCTTTGTCAAGTACCACAATACGTAGTTACATCCACAAATGCCAGTTAAAACTGTACTGTGCCAAAAGGAAGCCCTACGTTAACAGTGTCCAGAAGCGCCGTCGACTTCTCTGGGCTCGGAGGCATCTGGGATGGACCATCACACAGTGGAAACGTGTACTGTGGTCAGATGAATTAgtatttcaggtattttttGGGAGAAATGGAGGCCGTGTGCTCCGGACCAAAGAAGGAAAGGATCATCCAGACTATTACCAGCAACAAGTCCAAAAGCCGGGGTCTGTCATGGTATGGGGTTGTGTCAGTGCCCTTGGCAAAGGTAACTTGCACTTCTGTgatggcaccattaatgctgaaaagtaCATGGAGATTTTGGAGCACAATATGCTGCCTTCAAGAAGACATCTTTTCCAGGGACGTCCATGCATATTTCAACAAGATAATGCAAAAACCACATTCTGCACACATTACAAAGTCCTGGCTGCGGAGGAAGAGGATACGGGTacttgactggcctgcctgcagtcccgACCTGTCTCCAATAGAGAATGTGTGGCGCATTTTGAAGCGCAAAATGCGATAACGAAGACCCCGTACTGTTGCCCACCTTAAGACTTGTTTGCAGCAAGAATGGGACAAAATTACACCTGAAACACTTcatcacttggtgtcttcagtcCCTAAACATCTTTTTAAGTGTTGTGAAAAGGAATGGCAACGTTACAAAGTGGTAAATTCTTTactgttccaactttttttgaaatgtgttgcaagaaccaaaatagaaattttgcttttgaaaaataaaacaatacaaatcatGAGGAACACATTAAATGATGTGCGGTTgtattgtctgcaatgaaatacaagtcaaagtacgtttttagaaatcactactttctttttttatgtgttttccatactgtcccaactttttctgatttggggttgtataaaagtaaaaatctttaaataatttaaaacctAAGACAACAGGTTTGTTAAAATCTTATCGGTACAGAAGACAAGATTTCTCCCCAAACGCTGATAGGAAGACAAAGCGGGAACTATGTATGTCCCCTTTGCTTTAAGTTAGTACAGTGCATGAATTGTTGCTTCTCACACTTAGGGTGATGAATGGAATTCAGGGTTTAAAAATGTGCATCTTGGACTTATTGTGACAGGTGAGAAAAGGCACAATCGCCCCAGTATATTAAATTGATGCAAGTAATGTCATTAGTGTTTTCCTTTGTTTGAAAATTACttctttctgatgtttttgaaatgtattcatTCACAGAACAAGTGTGTTTTGAAGGGGCTTgattctgttgtgtgtgtgctggtaatacattttgaaaaaccaCCTCTAATTCAAGTACTTGTAAATAACGTCACGGGAAAAGAGGCTGGATACAAGGATAGATGAAATATGATAAATAACACTCCCGTAACAGAATGAAATACTGTGTTTACCAGGGTGTCCATCCGTTTGACATCAGATCTTGACCTGGAAACATCTTAATGTTAAACAAACACTTCATGAATGTATAACAAGAATGGTAATACTGGTGTTATTGTATTAGATATTGAgcgttttataaatgaggcccctgttttttctttagaaatatTTAAGTGTCAATactgttttaacccttgtgttgacttcaggTCACattgacctgttttcaatttttgttttatatcagaaaacatgggacgtagaaataagcgctgaaaatgtgtagaagaaaaatttaacaatttaaaatgttggaaaaagcaaaaacaaatggtggaaaaaaggcgtcaaaaacggggaaaaaagtgtttttttttcaagtttgacgggaagacaacacaaaggatAAGACTATAAACTATACTGGTTCCTTTTCTAGCCAGTGGATGAAGCTGATATAAAACTGCCCAGTACACACATTTTCtcgcttattattattattcaagtAAACGAGGCAGGCGAAAACAACCCGCCTGCTGAGAACCGATTTAAAAGAAGAAGCtgtcctcaaaaaaaaaaaaaaaaaaacacagagccCAGGCTTAAGTTCACGTGGCGTCGCGTCGGGAGTTAGTGTGAGGCTTTCTTGGCTCTCCTCCTCTTGTTCCTGCGTCTGACGACGCTGCAGGAAGTCTCCGTCGTCCTGGTCAGGTCCTCCaccttctcct harbors:
- the psma1 gene encoding proteasome subunit alpha type-1 — encoded protein: MFRNQYDNDVTVWSPQGRIHQIEYAMEAVKQGSATVGLKSKTHAVLVALKRAQSELAAHQKKILHVDNHIGISIAGLTADARLLCNFMRQECLDSRFVFDRPLPASRLVSLIGSKTQIPTQRYGRRPYGVGLLIAGYDDMGPHIFQTCPSANYFDCKAMSIGARSQSARTYLERFMEKFSDCNLNDLVQHGLRALRETLPAEQDLTTKNVSIGIVGKDMEFVIYDDDDVAPFLEGLEERPQRKVAQPADEPAAAGEVAAEPMEH